The following coding sequences are from one Musa acuminata AAA Group cultivar baxijiao chromosome BXJ2-4, Cavendish_Baxijiao_AAA, whole genome shotgun sequence window:
- the LOC103975130 gene encoding abscisic acid receptor PYL3 has translation MIEGDWGASSIWVRHGALNRSSMVEITGTGVAAGRGARPWRLADEMHPPGVGCRAVAAEHVRAFHRHEPEENQCSSAVVRHIRAPVHLVWSLVRKFDEPQKYKPFVSRCIAQGDLGVGRLREVNVKSGLPATTSTERLEHLDDTEHILSFKIVGGDHRLKNYSSIVTAHPETIDGKPGTLVIESFVVDVPDGNTKDETCYFVEALIKCNLKSLAEISERLALQDYTEPVDL, from the exons ATGATCGAAGGCGATTGGGGAGCGTCCTCGATTTGGGTGCGACACGGTGCGTTGAATCGAAGCAGCATGGTGGAGATTACCGGGACTGGCGTCGCGGCGGGGAGGGGGGCGCGGCCGTGGCGGCTTGCCGACGAGATGCACCCTCCCGGCGTCGGATGCCGGGCGGTGGCGGCTGAGCACGTGAGGGCGTTCCACCGCCACGAGCCCGAAGAGAATCAGTGCAGCTCCGCCGTCGTCAGGCACATCAGAGCCCCCGTCCACCTC GTGTGGTCTCTGGTGAGGAAATTTGATGAACCACAGAAGTACAAGCCCTTTGTAAGCAGGTGTATTGCGCAGGGGGATCTCGGGGTTGGGAGGTTGAGGGAGGTGAATGTAAAGTCCGGGCTCCCTGCCACCACCAGTACTGAAAGGTTGGAGCATCTCGACGACACTGAGCACATTCTCAGCTTTAAGATCGTCGGAGGGGACCACAGGCTTAAG AACTATTCATCCATCGTAACAGCCCATCCCGAGACCATCGATGGGAAACCTGGGACGCTGGTGATCGAATCGTTCGTAGTGGATGTGCCTGATGGGAACACCAAGGATGAGACTTGCTACTTTGTGGAGGCCTTGATCAAATGCAACCTCAAGTCACTGGCAGAAATATCTGAGCGCCTGGCTCTTCAAGACTACACAGAGCCAGTTGACCTCTGA